Within Amycolatopsis sp. FDAARGOS 1241, the genomic segment TCCAGGCCCTTCGCGACCCACTTGCTGCCGTTCTTCAGCTCGGCCTGCCACTCACCGTCGGCCGTGCCGGTGACGGTGAGGGTGAGTTCCACCGTGCGGGTCTTCTTCGCCGTGGACGCGGCGGCCTTGGGCCGGCCGCGCTTCGGCTTCGGTGCTTCCTCGGCGGGCTTCTCCTCGGAAGCGGGGGCCGGCTCCGCCGAATCGGAAGACGACGCCGCCGGGGTGGCGGGCTCGGTGGCCTCCGCGGCTTCGGTGGCCTGCGCTTCGCCCGCAGTGTCCTCGTCGTGCGTCAAGGCTTCCACGGTCATTCGTGTCGTCTCCTTGCCCGGGTAGGGGTGGGTACCGCGGCACATCTTAGAACAAGCGTTCGATGTCCGCCATTCAGGGTAATCACGCAGGAAGGGGCCCTCCCGGCCGGGAGAGCCCCTTCCTCACGACGGAGAACTTACCCCTACTCTTCCTTGCCCGACTGCAGGCCGGACGAGATCAGGTCCATCACCGAGGAGTCCGCCAGCGTCGTCACGTCACCGATCGCCCGGTTCTCCGCGACGTCGCGCAGCAGGCGGCGCATGATCTTGCCCGAGCGCGTCTTCGGCAGCTCCGGCACGACCATGATCTGGCGCGGCTTCGCGATCGGGCCGATCTCCTTGGCGACGTGGTTGCGCAGCTCCTGCACGGCTGCCTCGCCACCGTCGACGGCGTTGCCGCGCAGGATCACGAACGCGACGATGCCCTGGCCGGTCGTCGGGTCGGTCGCGCCGACCACGGCCGCTTCGGCCACGGTCGGGTGCGAGACCAGCGCCGACTCGACCTCGGTGGTCGAGATGCGGTGGCCCGACACGTTCATCACGTCGTCGACGCGGCCCAGCAGCCACACGTCGCCGTCGGCGTCGTACTTGGCGCCGTCACCGGCGAAGTAGAAGCCCTGGTCGGCGAAGCGCGACCAGTACGTCTCGCGGTAGCGCTCCTCGTCGCCCCACACGCCGCGCAGCATCGACGGCCACGGCTTGTCGAGCACCAGGTACCCGCCGCCGCCCTTGCCGACCTCGTTGCCCTGGTCGTCGACGACCTTCGCCGAGACACCCGGCAGCGCGCGCTGCGCCGAGCCCGGCTTCGCGCCGGTGACGCCCGGCAGCGGCGAGATCATGATCGCGCCCGTCTCGGTCTGCCACCACGTGTCGACGACCGGCGTCTTGTTCGCGCCGATGGTCTCGCGGTACCACATCCACGCCTCGGGGTTGATCGGCTCGCCGACGCTGCCGAGCACGCGCAGCGACGTCAGGTCGTACTTGGCCGGGATGTCCGCGCCCCACTTCATGAACGTGCGGATCAGCGTCGGCGCGGTGTAGTAGATGGAGACCTTGTACTTCTGCACGATCTCCCAGTGCCGGCCCTCGTGCGGGGTGTTCGGCGTGCCTTCGTACACGACCTGCGTCACGCGGTTCGCGAGCGGCCCGTACACGATGTAGCTGTGGCCGGTGATCCAGCCGATGTCGGCGGTGCACCAGTACACGTCTTCGCCCGGCTTGTGGTCGAACACGTTGTGGTGCGTGTACGCGACCTGCGTGAGGTAGCCGCCGGAGGTGTGCAGGATGCCCTTCGGCTTCCCGGTGGTGCCGGAGGTGTAGAGGATGAACAGCGGGTGTTCGCTGTCGAACGCCTCCGGCGTGTGGTCGGCCGGCTGGCCGTCGACGAGTTCGTGCCACCACAGGTCGCGCCCCTCGGTCCAGGGCACCTCGCCCGGGAGGTCGCTGCCGGTGCGGCGGACCACGATGACCTTCTCCACGGTCTCGGCGCCCTCTAGCGCCTCGTCCACATTGGCCTTCATCGCGGCGGCCTTGCCGCGGCGGTACTGGCCGTCGGAGGTGATCACGATCTTCGCCGCCGCGTCGTCCACGCGAGCGCGCAGCGCGGTCGGGGAGAAGCCGCCGAAGACGACGCTGTGCAGCGCGCCGATGCGGGCGCACGCGAGCATCGCGAAGATCGCCTCGGGCACCATCTGCAGCTGGATCGCGACGACGTCGCCGGCCGTCACGCCGAGCGAGGTCAGCGCGTTGGCGGCCTTGGAGACCTCGTCCTTCAGCTGCGCGTAGGTGATGTCACGGGTGTCGCCGGGCTCGCCGACCCAGTGGATGGCGACCTGCTCGCCGTGGCCGGACTCGACGTGCCGGTCGACGCAGTTGTAGGCGACGTTCAGCTTGCCGCCGACGAACCACTTCGCGAACGGCGCATTGGTCCAGTCCAGTACTTGGGTCCACTTCGTATCCCAGCTCAGGCGCTCGGCCTGCTCGGCCCAGAACTGCTCCCGGTCGGCGTCCGCCTTGTCGTACATGTCGGCTTTGGCGTTGGCCTGGGCGGCGAATTCGTCGCTCGGCGGGAAGGTGCGGCTCTCGGTGAGCAGGTTGTCCAGAGCTGGGGACTGCTCGGTCATGGTTGCAAGGCCTCCTGTAGTGCGAACCCGCGGCTCACGGCACGCTAGCGACGTTAGTCCGCCCAGGACAAGCGCGCAGCTGTGTCGCGGGCCGTCAGGCGAGGCGGGCCAGCAGCCGGGCGCGTGCGCCGGGCCATTCAGCTTCCGTCATCGAGTACACCACCGTGTCGCGCGTCGTGCCGTCCGGGCGGATCCGGTGGGCCCTCAGCACGCCCTCGCGCTGGGCTCCGAGTCGTTCGATCGCGCGCTGCGAACGCAGGTTCCGGCTGTCGGTCTCCCACGCCACGCGCTGGGCGCCGAGCACCTCGAACGCGTTGCGCAGCAAGAGGAACTTGGCCTCGGTGTTGAGTGCGGTGCGCTGCCACCGGGGGCTGAGCCACGTGTGCCCGATCGACAGGATCCGGTGCTTGGGCACGATTTGGTAATACGAGGTGGTGCCGGCGACGAGGCCGGTGGTGAGGTCGACTTGTGCGAACGCGAGGCGGTCGGGGTCGGCGACGGCGGCTTCGACGTACCGCTCGGCGTCGGCCGGACCCTCGAACGGCCGGGAGCTCAGCCACGTCCAGATCGCCGGATCGGGTCCGGCTTCGAACAGGCCCTTCGCGTGGTCCGGACGCAGCGGTTCGAGGCGCACGTGGGTGCCGGACAGGGTCGGGTGGTCGCTCCAGTCGCTCACGAACCGAAGCTACGAGCGTAAGTGGTCTTGCGTGATAGCCAATTCTCGATCATTTCGCCAGGCCACTTTTCGGTTGCTTATGCTCCCTGGACCGACGGAATGGAGAGGCGCGGCATGGCTGACGAGCGGGAAGAGCTCACCTGGGAGTTGTTCGGCGGCGCCAGCAGGGAGCTGGCGGAGCAGGTGGCGGCCGACGGCTTCGAGCCGGACCTCATCCTCTCCATCGCGCGCGGCGGGCTGTTCGTCGCCGGCGCCCTCGGGTACGCGCTCGACGTGAAGAACCTGCACGTGATGAACGTCGAGTTCTACACCGGCGTCGACCAGCGCCTCGACCTGCCGGTGATGCTGCCGCCGGTGCCCAACGTCGTGGACCTGAGCAACAAGAAGGTGCTCGTCGCCGACGACGTGGCCGACACCGGCGCCACGCTCAAGCTGGTGCGCGACTTCTGCGCCGACCACGTGGCCGACGTGCGCTGCGCCGTGATCTACGAGAAGCCGCATTCGACGGTGCAGAGCGAATACGTGTGGCGGCGCACCGACCGGTGGATCAACTTCCCGTGGTCGGTCCTGCCGCCCGTCGTCAAGCGCGCGGGCCAGGTGCTCGACGCATGAGCGACCCGCTCAAGCCGCTGCTGGACCTCGACGGCGTCGCGGCCGCGGCCAAGGCGGCGCAGGACGCGGTCTTCGCCGTGCACCGGCTGCCCGCGAACCTGCGCGGCGGTGCGGAAACGGCCGCGGAAGCGTCCGTCCGCGCGGCCCGCGCGTCGGCGGGGATCGACGGTGCGAACCCCGAGCTGCCGGCCGGCGGTGCCGTGGCCGATCCGCTGCTGGCCGGCGCGTTGCGCGTGGCCGAGACGCTCGAAGCCATGCTGCCCACGTGGCGGCGCGCACCGTTGCAGGCGCTGGCGCGGCTGCACGTGCTCGCGGCGGCCGACGTCGTGACCGACCAGAACGCGCTCGGCCGGCCCCGCTCCGGCGGCGAACGCCTCGAACTGCTGGCCCAGCTCGTCACGGGTGCGACTTCGGTGCCCGGCGCGGTGCTCACGGCCGTGGTGCACGGTGAGCTGCTCGCGCTGCGGCCGTTCGGCTCGGCCGACGGGGTGGTCGCCCGCGCGGCGGCGCGCCTGTCGATGGTCGCGACGGGGCTGGACCCGAAGTCGCTGACCGTGCCGGAGGTGGCGTTCTTCCGGCGCGTGCCGAAGTACGTCGAGCTGGTCGACGGCTTCGCGGCCGGCACACCCGAGGGTGTGCGCGAGTGGCTGCTGTTCTGCTGCGAAGCGTTCGAAGCGGGCGCGCGCGAGGCCCGCAGCATCTCGTCGGCGGCCGGCTGAGACGTGTGGCAGTGCCACACTGGGTTTTGCGGTTCTGTGGTGGCTCGGCACATGGTCGGCAAGGTCGGCGCACCCTAACCTCGTAGCCCATGACCAGTGGTGCACGTCACAGCTCGCCCCGTGCTCTCGATGGCCGGGTCGCCTTGGTGACCGGCGGAGCGGGCGGCATCGGCCTCGCTTGCGTGCGGGCGCTCGCGGCGGTCGGAGCCAAGGTGCACGTCGTCGACGTCGACGCGGCCGGAGCCGAAGCGGCCGCGGCCGAAGCCGGGGGCTGGGCGCACGTCGGCGACCTGACCGACCCCGCGGTGATCGACGCACTGCCGGCTGAGCTCGACGTGCTCGTGAACAACGCGGGCGTGCAGCACGTCGCCGCGCTCCACGAGTTCCCGCCCGAGGAGTTCGCGCGCATCCAGGCGCTGATGGTCACCGCGCCGTTCCTGCTGATCCGCCGCTCGCTGCCCGCGATGTACGCGCGCGGCTGGGGCCGGATCGTCAACCTCTCCAGCGTCCACGGCCTGCGCGCCAGCCCGTACAAGGCCGCGTACGTGGCGGCGAAGCACGCGCTCGAAGGACTGTCCAAAGTGGCCGCGCTGGAAGGTGCGGAGCACGGCGTGACGAGCAACTGCGTGAATCCCGGGTACGTGCGCACGCCGCTGGTCACCGCGCAGCTCGACGCGCAGGCCGCCGAGCACGGGCTCGACGCGGACGACGTCGTCGAGCAGGTGCTGCTGCGGCGGGCCGCGATCAAGCGGCTCATCGAACCGGCGGACGTCGCCGACCTCGTGGTGTGGCTGTGCGGCGAGCACGCCGGCCACGTCACGGGCGCGTCGCTGCCCCTGGACGGCGGCTGGTCGGCCGCCTGAACCCCCGTCCCCACAGCGAAGTGGAGTCCGAAGTGGACAACGTGACGACCGCGCCGAGGTCCGGGCTGCTCCGGGTCGTCGGCGCCAGCCTGATCGGCACCACCGTGGAGTGGTACGACTTCTTCCTCTACACCTCGGCCGCCGCGCTGGTGTTCAACAAGCTGTTCTTCCCGACGGCCGACCCGCTCACCGGGACCCTGCTCGCGCTGCTGACCTACGCCGTCGGCTTCCTGGCGCGGCCCGTCGGCGGGCTCGTGTTCGGGCACTTCGGCGACCGCATCGGGCGCAAGCGCCTGCTCGTGGTGAGCCTGGTGATGATGGGCGGTTCGACGTTCCTCATGGGCGCGCTGCCCACGTACGGTGCGGTCGGCGTGCTCGCGCCGATCCTGCTCACGCTGCTGCGGCTCGTGCAGGGTTTCGCGCTCGGCGGCGAGTGGGGCGGCGCCGTGCTGCTGGTTTCGGAGCACGGTGACGACCGGCGGCGCGGGTTCTGGGCCTCGTGGCCGCAGACCGGCGTGCCCGCGGGGAACCTGCTGGCCACGGCCGTGCTCGCGATCCTCGCCGCCGTGCAGTCCGACGCGACGTTCACCTCGTGGGGCTGGCGGATCCCGTTCCTGCTCTCGGGTGTGCTCGTGGCGATCGGCCTGTGGGTGCGGCTGGCCGTGGCCGAGTCGCCGGTGTTCGTGGCCGCGAAGGCCGCTGCCGGCGAACAGGAGCACGCGCCGATCGTCGACGTGTTCCGCGGGCACCTGCGCGGCCTGGTCGTGACGTTCGGCGCGCGGCTGGCGGAGAACGTGTCGTACTACGTGATCACCGCGTTCATCCTCGTGTACGTGACCACGGGCCTCGGCATGCCGAAGGCGACCGGGCTGACGGCCGTGCTCGTGGCGTCGGCCGTGCACCTCGTGACGATCCCGCTGTGGGGCCTGCTGTCGGACCGGGTCGGGCGCAAGCCGGTGTACCTGTTCGGCGTGATCGGGATGGCCGCGTGGGCGTTCGGCTTCTTCTGGCTGCTGGACCTGCGCACGACGGGCGCGGTGATCGGGGCGGCGACCATCGGGCTCGTGGTGCACGGCGCGATGTACGGGCCGCAGGCCGCGTTCTTCGCCGAGCAGTTCCCGACGCGCGTGCGCTACACCGGCCTGTCGGTCGGCGGGCAGC encodes:
- a CDS encoding 3-hydroxybutyrate dehydrogenase codes for the protein MTSGARHSSPRALDGRVALVTGGAGGIGLACVRALAAVGAKVHVVDVDAAGAEAAAAEAGGWAHVGDLTDPAVIDALPAELDVLVNNAGVQHVAALHEFPPEEFARIQALMVTAPFLLIRRSLPAMYARGWGRIVNLSSVHGLRASPYKAAYVAAKHALEGLSKVAALEGAEHGVTSNCVNPGYVRTPLVTAQLDAQAAEHGLDADDVVEQVLLRRAAIKRLIEPADVADLVVWLCGEHAGHVTGASLPLDGGWSAA
- a CDS encoding DUF6319 family protein, yielding MTVEALTHDEDTAGEAQATEAAEATEPATPAASSSDSAEPAPASEEKPAEEAPKPKRGRPKAAASTAKKTRTVELTLTVTGTADGEWQAELKNGSKWVAKGLEIPAAAVSRAARELHEDLSVPIDEVINQAREAQAAKVAQLEAELEAAKAALADLDV
- the acs gene encoding acetate--CoA ligase, with the protein product MTEQSPALDNLLTESRTFPPSDEFAAQANAKADMYDKADADREQFWAEQAERLSWDTKWTQVLDWTNAPFAKWFVGGKLNVAYNCVDRHVESGHGEQVAIHWVGEPGDTRDITYAQLKDEVSKAANALTSLGVTAGDVVAIQLQMVPEAIFAMLACARIGALHSVVFGGFSPTALRARVDDAAAKIVITSDGQYRRGKAAAMKANVDEALEGAETVEKVIVVRRTGSDLPGEVPWTEGRDLWWHELVDGQPADHTPEAFDSEHPLFILYTSGTTGKPKGILHTSGGYLTQVAYTHHNVFDHKPGEDVYWCTADIGWITGHSYIVYGPLANRVTQVVYEGTPNTPHEGRHWEIVQKYKVSIYYTAPTLIRTFMKWGADIPAKYDLTSLRVLGSVGEPINPEAWMWYRETIGANKTPVVDTWWQTETGAIMISPLPGVTGAKPGSAQRALPGVSAKVVDDQGNEVGKGGGGYLVLDKPWPSMLRGVWGDEERYRETYWSRFADQGFYFAGDGAKYDADGDVWLLGRVDDVMNVSGHRISTTEVESALVSHPTVAEAAVVGATDPTTGQGIVAFVILRGNAVDGGEAAVQELRNHVAKEIGPIAKPRQIMVVPELPKTRSGKIMRRLLRDVAENRAIGDVTTLADSSVMDLISSGLQSGKEE
- a CDS encoding GNAT family N-acetyltransferase is translated as MSDWSDHPTLSGTHVRLEPLRPDHAKGLFEAGPDPAIWTWLSSRPFEGPADAERYVEAAVADPDRLAFAQVDLTTGLVAGTTSYYQIVPKHRILSIGHTWLSPRWQRTALNTEAKFLLLRNAFEVLGAQRVAWETDSRNLRSQRAIERLGAQREGVLRAHRIRPDGTTRDTVVYSMTEAEWPGARARLLARLA
- a CDS encoding phosphoribosyltransferase; translated protein: MADEREELTWELFGGASRELAEQVAADGFEPDLILSIARGGLFVAGALGYALDVKNLHVMNVEFYTGVDQRLDLPVMLPPVPNVVDLSNKKVLVADDVADTGATLKLVRDFCADHVADVRCAVIYEKPHSTVQSEYVWRRTDRWINFPWSVLPPVVKRAGQVLDA
- a CDS encoding oxidoreductase, translated to MSDPLKPLLDLDGVAAAAKAAQDAVFAVHRLPANLRGGAETAAEASVRAARASAGIDGANPELPAGGAVADPLLAGALRVAETLEAMLPTWRRAPLQALARLHVLAAADVVTDQNALGRPRSGGERLELLAQLVTGATSVPGAVLTAVVHGELLALRPFGSADGVVARAAARLSMVATGLDPKSLTVPEVAFFRRVPKYVELVDGFAAGTPEGVREWLLFCCEAFEAGAREARSISSAAG
- a CDS encoding MFS transporter, whose amino-acid sequence is MTTAPRSGLLRVVGASLIGTTVEWYDFFLYTSAAALVFNKLFFPTADPLTGTLLALLTYAVGFLARPVGGLVFGHFGDRIGRKRLLVVSLVMMGGSTFLMGALPTYGAVGVLAPILLTLLRLVQGFALGGEWGGAVLLVSEHGDDRRRGFWASWPQTGVPAGNLLATAVLAILAAVQSDATFTSWGWRIPFLLSGVLVAIGLWVRLAVAESPVFVAAKAAAGEQEHAPIVDVFRGHLRGLVVTFGARLAENVSYYVITAFILVYVTTGLGMPKATGLTAVLVASAVHLVTIPLWGLLSDRVGRKPVYLFGVIGMAAWAFGFFWLLDLRTTGAVIGAATIGLVVHGAMYGPQAAFFAEQFPTRVRYTGLSVGGQLSSIAAGAIAPIIAVALFQAYHTTVPVSVYVAAMCVLSLLALLGARETRGESLHDVPADAGRSSVTA